A genomic window from Thioalkalivibrio sp. ALJ12 includes:
- a CDS encoding cob(I)yrinic acid a,c-diamide adenosyltransferase, with protein sequence MGNRLSKIATRTGDEGRTGLGDGSRVGKDSHRVEAFGDVDELNSVVGRVLVHDLPEEVRRVLALVQHELFDLGAELAVPGHQALPDASVERLDVELESFNADLPPLEEFILPGGGPATADCHIARTVCRRAERRLVAVNHHEALRPSSLAYINRLSDLLFVLCRVLARHENGAEVLWQPANKRG encoded by the coding sequence ATGGGTAATCGACTGTCAAAGATTGCGACCCGCACGGGTGACGAAGGCCGGACTGGCCTGGGGGATGGCTCGCGGGTGGGTAAGGACAGCCACCGCGTCGAGGCGTTTGGTGACGTGGACGAGCTGAACAGTGTCGTGGGCCGGGTCCTGGTCCACGATCTCCCGGAAGAGGTTCGGCGCGTGCTGGCCCTGGTTCAGCACGAGCTGTTCGACCTGGGGGCGGAGCTGGCGGTGCCGGGGCATCAGGCGCTACCGGATGCCTCTGTCGAGCGGCTCGATGTCGAGCTGGAAAGCTTCAACGCCGATCTGCCGCCGCTCGAGGAGTTCATCCTGCCGGGCGGTGGCCCGGCCACGGCCGACTGCCATATCGCCCGTACGGTATGCCGCCGTGCGGAACGTCGTCTGGTGGCGGTGAATCACCATGAGGCGCTGCGGCCGAGTTCACTGGCCTACATCAACCGCCTGTCGGATCTTCTGTTCGTGCTCTGCCGTGTGCTTGCACGTCACGAGAACGGCGCGGAAGTCCTCTGGCAGCCGGCCAACAAACGCGGCTGA